A DNA window from Macadamia integrifolia cultivar HAES 741 chromosome 4, SCU_Mint_v3, whole genome shotgun sequence contains the following coding sequences:
- the LOC122077113 gene encoding uncharacterized membrane protein At1g16860-like: MGSRFPSHQLSNGLYVSGRPEQPKERPPTMSSTAMPYTGGDIKKSGELGKMFDIPVDGSKSRKSGPITGAPSRTGSFGGAASHSGPIMPNAAARASYSTSGPVSSTGVPGSANMVTGGSNRQKSNSGPLNKHGDPVKKSSGPQSGGVTPAGRQNSGPLPPVLPATGLITSGPISSGPLNSSGAPRKVSGPLDSMGSAKLHSVSIAHNQAVTNLSQEDDYSFKRSFPKPILWSVILLFVMGFIAGGFILGAVHNPILLIVVVVLFAAVAALFTWNSFWGRRAITGFISRYPDAELRTAKNGQYVKVSGVVTCGNVPLESSFQKVSRCVYTSTSLYEYRGWDSKAANPTHRRFTWGLRSLERHVVDFYISDFQSGLRALVKTGYGARVTPYVDESVVVDINPSNRDMSPEFVRWLAARNLSSDDRIMRLKEGYIKEGSTVSVMGVVQRNDNVLMIVPPPEPFSTGCQWFKCILPASLEGIVLRCEDTSKIDVIPV, from the exons ATGGGTTCCAGATTCCCATCCCATCAGCTTAGTAATGGCCTCTATGTATCAGGCCGGCCTGAGCAGCCAAAGGAGAGGCCTCCAACAATGAGTTCCACAGCCATGCCTTACACTGGTGGTGACATCAAGAAGTCTGGAGAACTTGGGAAAATGTTTGATATCCCTGTGGATGGCTCCAAGTCAAGGAAATCTGGACCTATTACTGGTGCTCCTTCAAGGACTGGGTCATTTGGGGGTGCAGCTTCGCATTCCGGGCCAATCATGCCTAACGCTGCTGCTCGAGCAAGCTATTCTACGTCAGGTCCTGTATCTTCTACTGGAGTCCCAGGTTCGGCTAATATGGTGACAGGGGGATCAAATAGGCAGAAGTCCAACTCTGGACCACTTAATAAACATGGGGATCCAGTTAAGAAGTCTTCTGGTCCTCAATCTGGTGGTGTGACTCCAGCTGGACGTCAAAACTCTGGCCCTCTTCCGCCAGTACTCCCCGCAACAGGTCTCATTACATCCGGTCCAATTTCTTCAGGTCCACTTAATTCATCTGGGGCCCCTCGGAAAGTATCTGGTCCTTTGGATTCTATGGGTTCTGCCAAATTACACAGTGTCTCTATTGCCCACAACCAGGCTGTTACTAATCTTAGCCAAGAAGATGATTATTCCTTTAAGAGAAGCTTCCCAAAACCAATATTGTGGTCAGTGATCTTATTGTTTGTGATGGGATTCATTGCCGGTGGTTTTATCCTTGGGGCTGTCCACAACCCCATTCTTCTCATTGTTGTTGTGGTTCTTTTTGCCGCTGTTGCTGCACTTTTCACTTGGAATAGTTTTTGGGGAAGACGAGCTATCACAGGTTTCATTTCTCGCTATCCTGATGCCGAGCTTAGAACTGCAAAAAATGGGCAATACGTCAAAGTCTCTGGG GTAGTCACCTGTGGAAATGTACCCCTTGAATCCTCCTTCCAGAAGGTTTCTAGATGTGTCTACACATCTACAAGTTTATATGAATACCGGGGATGGGATTCAAAGGCTGCTAACCCTACGCATCGCCGTTTTACATGGGGCCTCCGATCACTAGAG AGGCATGTTGTCGACTTCTACATCTCTGATTTCCAGTCAGGATTACGGGCTTTGGTTAAGACTGGATACGGTGCAAGGGTGACTCCATATGTTGATGAGTCTGTCGTTGTTGACATTAACCCCTCCAACAGAGATATGTCGCCTGAATTTGTCAGGTGGTTGGCTGCAAGGAACCTTTCGAGTGATGATCGCATAATGCGTTTGAAAGAAGG GTACATCAAGGAAGGCAGCACCGTGAGTGTAATGGGAGTTGTTCAGAGGAATGACAACGTGCTCATGATTGTTCCTCCTCCCGAACCGTTTTCTACAGGTTGTCAGTGGTTTAAATGTATCCTTCCTGCAAGTCTTGAGGGTATTGTCCTGAGATGCGAAGATACGTCAAAGATTGATGTAATTCCAGTATAG